TCCGTGAGATCATGTAATTATGAGCATATAGCTTTTCTGTCAAGCTATCGATGATTTCCTGGATTACTGTTTCTGGGAGGGAAAAACTGCGTAGATCCAGCAGCTTGCGTGCCAGGGACCGGATCAAGGCATGATTGCGATGTACATTTCCTAAGGCTAAAGGGTGCACCCTGTCTGACAACAGGCGAAAAATTGATAAGATTTGATTTTCGCTGATCAGGCCCCCTTTTTCCTTACCTAGGGCCAAATAGGAAGAAACGTCTTCAACACTCACCGGAATCCTGGCAACGGGGTTATTCGGATCCTGTGGATTAAAGGCATTAGCTACACTGGGGTCAATTGGGCCAAGCTCTCCCATCCGTCCCATTACCAGCTCATCAGCGCCCAAGCAAATCAGGGTGCCCGCGCTGTAAGCCCGGTAAGGGATAATCACCCCAAAAAACGGGGTGTATTCTCGAATGAGATTTACCAGCCGCCAGGGAGTTAACACATCTCCTCCCCGGGTATAAAGCAGCAAGTGCATCTTGGGCCGCGGCCCCATTGTTTCTAAATGGTGAAAAAACACTCTGATAATATCCGGAGCCACCCGGGTATTGACATTTTCCCGATCTCCAGTCAGGTAGCAAATAACACGGGAACCTAAATAATCCTCCAATTCCTTGATCAGGGTTATTCTCTCTTGTCTTTCCATTTTTTCACCCCGCCAGGCAATCTCGGTGTTATTATTTCCCCCCATCACCTGGCTATGCTGATGGATCTAGAAAACTATTTTTTGGCGTCTTAAATTAACGTTTAAAACCAGCCCCAAGGCCAGCAGATTTGCAATCATGCTGCTGCCCCCTGAACTAAAAAGAGGCAAAGGCAGTCCTGTTATCGGCATTAAACCGATGGTCATCCCTACGTTTTCCAGAATGTGAAAAGTAATCATCGACGTTACGCCGGTAACCAGCAGAACTCCGAACAGGTCCTTTGCATCAAATGCAATGCGAATACACCTGTAAATCAAAATAAAGTACAGCACCAAAAGGGAAGCAGCCCCAACAAAGCCAAGCTCTTCTCCAACAACGGAAAAAATAAAGTCAGTATGATGCTCCGGCAGAAAGTTTAACTGGACCTGGGAACCCTTAGTCAGCCCCTGGCCCCATAAACCACCGGAACCGATAGCCACCTGAGACTGGATAATATTGTAACCGGCGCCCCGCCCGCCATAACCGTCGTTGTAAGGATTAAGAAAAACGACCAAACGCATTAATTGATACCCTTCAAGCGGCACAGGTAAACCGAAACGGAAATGCCCTACCAACACGACAATAACTACAAGCAGGCTAAAAAGAATAATACCGGCCAAAAGCTTTGGATTAGCTCCGCCAATGAACATCATGCCAAATAGAATGGCCACAAAAACCAAGGAGGTTCCCAGATCAGGCTGTGCCATGATTAAAAGTATTGGCGGGATAAAAAAGGCAAAACAGGGGATCAGGTCCCACAAACGATCCAGCTTACCCTGTCTTTTGACCAGGAATTGCGCAAAGGAAATAATCATGCATACCTTGGCAAATTCGGAAGGCTGGATCCTTAACGGTCCATAGCCCAACCAGCTGGTAGCGCCTTTTGCTTCATCACCAAATGCCAGTACTGCCATCAGCATTAAGATGGTTATAGCGTAAATATGCCAGCTCATCTTGGCCAGATGGCTGTAGTTTATTGTTAATACTACTACAAGAGCCGCAAAACCAAGACCAATCCACATCAGGTGTTTGCGAAAGTAATAGGTGGGATCCCCCGGAAAGACACTGGCAGAAGCGCTGTACAGCACCACTGCGCTCATGGTCAAGATCGCCATCAGGGATAAAATCAGGGTGTAGTCAATATTCTGCAAGAGTTTCCGTTCCATTTTACCCCATCCTCCAACTTTATCTCAAGTAATTATATATCACTCCTCCCAGTGTTAGCTACTGACAAAATTACGTTATGATAAACTATTGGGGACATTCAAGTCCAGTTCAAGAAGCAAGTTGAAAAAGCACTTCATCGGGTCTTTGACAGTTGCATAGTAAAAAAACCCTCAGAAGCCTTGAAAAGGCTTATTTTTTTTGTCAAATTTCGTTTTTTGCGTTGCGTTTTTTTGCGTTATGTGTTATAATATAAGGGTTAGGAGGGATTGAGCCTTGCGACTACAAATATCCAAATCTAAAAATGCGGCCTCATTTTATGTTATAAAAACAACATATACTAATGGAAAAGAGCAAACAAGCATTGTTGAAAAGCTTGGAACTCTTGCC
This region of Syntrophomonadaceae bacterium genomic DNA includes:
- the rodA gene encoding rod shape-determining protein RodA → MERKLLQNIDYTLILSLMAILTMSAVVLYSASASVFPGDPTYYFRKHLMWIGLGFAALVVVLTINYSHLAKMSWHIYAITILMLMAVLAFGDEAKGATSWLGYGPLRIQPSEFAKVCMIISFAQFLVKRQGKLDRLWDLIPCFAFFIPPILLIMAQPDLGTSLVFVAILFGMMFIGGANPKLLAGIILFSLLVVIVVLVGHFRFGLPVPLEGYQLMRLVVFLNPYNDGYGGRGAGYNIIQSQVAIGSGGLWGQGLTKGSQVQLNFLPEHHTDFIFSVVGEELGFVGAASLLVLYFILIYRCIRIAFDAKDLFGVLLVTGVTSMITFHILENVGMTIGLMPITGLPLPLFSSGGSSMIANLLALGLVLNVNLRRQKIVF